A region of the Oncorhynchus nerka isolate Pitt River linkage group LG9a, Oner_Uvic_2.0, whole genome shotgun sequence genome:
GTCGCTATTTCACATTGATGTCGCTATTTCACATTGATGTCGGTATTTGGAGTCGGCCTTGATAGTTTGTTTAATGCATCTATTTCATGTTGCACTGTTCCCACAAATAGGCTAAATTAGTCAATGTAACCTATGTCTGATGAGGTTGAGTAGTACATCATACACACACCATTCCACAAACCTTTAAACCTAATATTGAGATGATAAAGTCCGGGGGACATgtatgtttttgctgttctccaaatagcatttGAACGTTTTGAAATAGTGTAGACGTACAGTAAAATGAGCTTCATCTGGTGGGTGTATCTCCACACACCCCACTTTGCCACACCCTATGTTTAGCTGAACTGATGCCGCAGcccccccaaactacttcccacGGCTATGGATTTGATAAGATAGGGGACAATTGAGTGGAATGTACCATGTTGGACCATCTAGTCCAGGTTGAGTCATTTCACCATTAAAACATGTACTGACATGAATCCTTTGCAGAGCAAGTCAGATCCCAGTGTTCCGCTGTAAGGATGTTGAGCCCCCTACACCCCCTATTGGTCGTCTGGATGTACGTCCTGGTCTCCAACCACGCCTTCCCCATATTCAACAACGGCTTCTTCTACCATGACGTTATGGACGGCGATGGCAACGGAGAGAGTATGTAATACAGTATTTTCATAAATACACAAATAACCTGTTCACACTAATCTGAGCCAAGCTGTACTGGGCTGACCTGACGATATATCCACCAACGTTTTCTGAAACTGCTGGAAAAGAAAATACCAGTTTTAGCACAGTTTGGTTTGGATTGGCACGATAATGTTAAAAGGGTATAATGATCGTAAGTGGAGCCTCTTCATATATAGGATCAAAGACCATTCCATTGCGTGTGACAAGCCTGACCATGCCTAAGTTGTAGCAGACAACACACCATCTAGAGTGGTATTCATTTATACGATATGTGCTACACAGTATGTTTTGTCAGTACACATGCAAAACTGAGTGCAGGTTAGATTTTATAGACGCACCATTCCCAAGAGTCCCCAAAAGGGTCTGATCACCTGGGAAGACCCAAATACAgtagcttgcgaaagtattcaccacccctttgcatttttcctattttattgccttacaacctggaattaaaatagattttttgggggggtttgtatgatttgatttacacaacatgtctaccactttgaagatgcaaaaacaTTTTGTggggtgaaacaaacaagaaataagacaacaaaaaaacggaaaacttgagcgtgcataactattcacccccccaatgtcaatactttgtagagccaccttttgcagcaattacagcagtaagtctcttggggtatgtctttataagcttggcacatcgagACACtgtgatttttgcccattcttcaaggcaaaactgctccagctccttcaagttggatgggttctgctggtgtacagcaaattttaagtcataccacatattctcagttgggattgaggtctgggctttgactaggccatttcaagacatttaaatgttcccccttaaaccactcgagtgctgctttagcagtatgcttagggtcattgtcctgctggaaggtgaacctccatcccagtctcaaatctctggaagactgaaacaggtttccctcaagaatttccctgtatttagagccatccatcattcattcaattctgaccagtttcccagtccctgccgatgaaaaacatccccacagcataatgcattatgttctcggggtgatgagaggtgttgggtttgcgccagacatagcgttttccttgatggccaaaaagctacattttagtctcatctatccagagtaccttcttccatatgtttggggagtcccccacatgccttttgtcgaacaccaaacgtgtttgcataTTTTTTTCTTAAGCAATGCCttttttcttgccactcttcagtaaagcccagctctgtggagtgtacagcataaagtggtcctatggacagattcaccaatctccgctgtggagctttgcagctccttcaaggttatctttggtctctttgttgcctcacTGATTAaggccctccttgcctggtccgtgagtcttggtgggcggccctctcttggcaggtttgttgtggtgccatattctttcaatttttaaaagaatggatttaatggtgctcagtgggatgttcaaagtttgggatatgtttttataacccaaccctgatctgtacttctccacaactttgtccctgacctgtttggagagctccttggtcttcatggtgccgcttgcttggtggtgccgcttgcttggtggtgttgcagactctggggcttttcagaacaggtgtgtgtatatatatactgagatcatgtgacagatcatgtgacacttagattgcacacaggtggactttatttaactaattatgtgacttctgaaggtaattggttgcaccagatcttatttaggggcttcatagcaaagggggtggatacatatgcacacaccacttttattaatttttattatttttatttttcaaacTTTTTtcttcacttcaccaatttgaacTTTTTTTGAACTATTTTgagtatgtccattacatgaaatccaaataaaaatccatttaaattacaggagGTGAATGCCAAGGggaggtgaatacttttgcaaggcactgtacactgAAGGCGGCAGACCCAGGTTCTTACTTACTACAGGCTCTGGTTTgatcacatggtcaggaaaagTTCCTGGCTCCTATCCAGTATCTACTCTACTGCATAACTCTTATCTATCCTGTGTCCTGTCCTTGTCTGTTTCTTCTCCAGTCTACATTAAGAGGGTGCGTCTCCACGTGGAGTCCCCCCAGCCCTCGGTGTCAGCAGCCAGGGGCAGTAACATCACCCTGCCCTGTCACTACCGCTACGAGCCCGAGATCAACGGCCCCCGCCGGACCCGGGTCAAATGGTCTTGGCTACCCTCCAACGGCGCGGGTAAGACCGCCCACGAAACAGACGTGATAGTCGCCATGGGCAACCGTCACCGTAGCTACGGCAGCTTCCAGGGGCGAGTGCGCCTGCATCGGGCGGCACCAGGGGACATGTCTTTGGTGATCAACGAGCTGCACCAGAACGACACGGGCCGCTACCGCTGTGAGATCATCGACGGGCTAGAAGACGAGAGCGTGACGGTGGAGCTGGAGCTGcgaggtgtgtgtttctgtctgtctgtcagctccCTCAGCTCTAAACAACAGAACACAGGGTTCACTCCGTTCAATCGAGGGATGTGACGAATGTAAAAATGTTCTTAACATTTAAACAGCCATTTTTTAAAtagtttaaacatttaaattattatatacagtacgagaatctgaaatataaaatgtaattttatttttttaacacttttttggttactacatgattccatgtgttatttcatagttttatttcactattattctacaatgtagaaaattgtaaaataaagaaaaacccttgaatgagtaggttttgactggtactgtatatatctttTAAAACATGTGAATTCACAATAATGGTCCTGCATATGACCACTAGGGGGCAATGCAGTTCAATCTACCTCAGTCATGGCTACCAGACGGCACTTACTGCTGTCCCTCACCCACTCAGCAATGATGGTAGTTAATTACGTTTTTAGGCTCTCTGCTGTGTATCAGTAGTCAGTACATGGGACTTCATATCCCACTTCTCGTCAACGTGATGGCTCATTGCAGtgatgtatgacagcgtgttcataGGCGTCCAACAATTTGTTGTTAACGCCATGTATAGGGTGTATGACATTGAGAGCTTGAGCTGTGTACTTGCAGAGCAATCATGGTACAATTTCTCCATCCGGACCGTCAATGTTTTTCAACATGGCATCTATATGCCATCGGGGCATTGAAGTGGACATCCTCTACCATTGACAATGGCTGCATATCAACTGCAATCATTTCTGTAATCAGCGCTGTgactttttcactccatccttcATTGCACTTCTTTCGTGTGAAGAGCATTTCTAAGGTCTGTTGTTGGGGGCAGCAATGACTTGGGTCTCACGGTGCCTCCCTTTTCAGATGGTTCAGCATTGCACCTGAACTTCCACTGTAGCTCAAATCCACCTCACAACGTTTGCGTTTCGCCAGCTTCTCATTGGACTTATCAAAGTATTGCCACGCAGGACTTCGCTGCTGTCGCgtccctgtctcactctctgccaTTTTCCCAACTGTTAACATTGATGGGAGTGTGGAGCGCTTTATATCCGTGGCGAAATCATTTGAAATATGCATATCTCTTACTAACCTTACGGCATTGCTGCATTAGGTATTCGTTGAATTGAAATGTTTCCCTTTAAGATGATGATCGGAACCTTTTTAGTGGTAGTTTTGTGATAACTGCACTGTGTTTAAAAATTTTTAATAAAAGGTTAGTTAGTTTCTCTAAACTGTAACGATCCCAATTTTGTTGAAACGTTTAAACGTTCACATCCCTAGTTCCAGCTATGGTCTATTTATTAAATGACCTTCAACCTATTATCCTTACGAGTGTCATGAATGGCATTTTTAACTGAAAAGGACAGTTGCTGGATCCTATAGCACTTTAACCCCTCCAGCAAATGTCTCACTTTATCCCTGTTATAGGAGTGGTATTTCCCTACCAATCCAAGATGGGACGCTACCATTTCAACTTCCTGGGGGCCCAGCGTGCGTGTGAGGAGCAGGACTCAACCCTGGCCACCTTTGAGCAGCTCTTCGCCGCCTGGGATGAGGGGCTGGACTGGTGCAACGCCGGCTGGTTAGCTGACGGGACGGCTCAGTACCCAATCACCATGCCGCGGGAGGCCTGTGGGGGCGTGGACTTAGCCTCCGGTCTCCGTAGTTATGGACAACGCCACCGACACCTCCACCGCTTTGACGCCTTCTGTTTCTCAGCCGCCCCCAAGGGTCAGTGTGCGTGTCGCTCTCCATAAAACATCTCGCCTCGGGAAACAAAACGCATGCAAAACACTTCCGCAAACAATAAGTGTAACAGGAGAAATGTGAATGATTGGAATTGTCAAACTTGCTTTTAATCTGTCTTCTCCTTCGACGTGCTCAGAACTTACTAgaatctcctgtctctcttttccGTCATAGGGACAGTTTACTTTCTGAATGGTCCCCGTAAGCTCAACTTCACCGAAGCGGTTGGGGCGTGCACCACAGACGGCGGTCTCATCGCAAAGGTGGGCCAGCTCTATGCCGCCTGGCGGTTCATGGGATTGGACCGCTGCGACGCAGGCTGGTTGGCTGATGGGAGCATCCGTTACCCCATTGCAAAGGCCCGCCCTAACTGCGGCCCTTCAGAACCGGGGGTGCGGAATTTGGGATTCCCCCCTCtgcatcagaaatacagtgtctaCTGCAATCGGTAAACCTCCCCTCAACTTCCACTCAACAAAAACCAGAGGACAATAATAGTAAAGAGCACAACTACAGTACAACAGAAAGCACATAGAACTTCCCCATTCATCACAAACGGTGCACTGTTACACAACCCTTGCCTGgatgctagttagcattagccAGTTCTGCCCTCACAGTGTCCACTTTACAGTTCTAGTGAACTGTCGACATCTCCTCATACTGTACATAATATCAGTCATACCGCCACTCCCCACTGAGACGCCAACCAGAACGGATACACAAACTGACTATTTAGTGTTGTATTGCCAGGTTTGTGTCACAGTAAAGGGTCGTTACATTTCAGACTCAGGGAAGGTGTTCAACCACTGCAAGGCCCGCCGCCCTCATAATGCTTTGCCAGTGATTTTGTTGTCCAACCAAGCTCTTTCCCTTGGTGTTTTGTTGAACTGTATGTAGCTATCTCATTGTTCCTGCAGCACTTTCAGTTcaatgtatgtaattcatagtTTTAGCCACATTTCTGGATTATCCTTATATGTTAAAATGTtttaccatgtcttgttttgtatAAGGATTGAAATGGAATGATGCATTTGATGACGATGGGGGATGGTATATAGACTATGTCATGATAGAAGGTGTTTTGACAGTATCTTATGACCACCCCCTGTTCCATCCATATTATGCGACTTTAATCAAGTTATGTGACATGAATAACTTTTCTAACGAATGAATGATGTCCTCCCTCCTTTGACGTTATCACTTGCGTCGGCAGGATTGTGGGTTCAGTACCTGGGGCCACCCATACGCAAAATGTATTCACGCATGACTGTAAGGCTCTTGAGATAAAAGCGTCGACTAAATGGCATATATATTAAATGGAATAAAATCATGTTTGAGTTTACACCCCAATATTGCACTTTATATACAtaacagaagactgaaatataacaaacacCAGATTTTCTGCAAGGTTTCCAAAAAAAAAATGCTTATATCGGGTATGAAGGTAAGACCTAGATGCAGACAACGTTGAAttaacaatggtttaataatccaacaagggcaggcaatagacaggtcaaggcaggcaggggtcagtaaaccagaggtggggcaacggtgcaggcaggctcagggtcagggtaggcagaggtcaataatccagaggtggggcaaagatACAGGtcggcagggtcagggtcaggggcaggcagactggtcaggcaggcggcctcagagtcaggacatgcaacggtcaaaaccaggagggcaagAAAAAGAGCGACTGGGAAAAGCAGGGGCTGagaaaaaacgctggttgacttggcaagcaagacgaactggcaacaggcaaacagagaacacaggtataagtaccctggggataatggggacgatgggcgacacctggaagggggtggagacaatcacaaagagagGTGAAACCGATCAGTGTGTGAcagtttattaattatgaaattatgaataacatttcacccatgaggccactggagggtgatttggtcatttgactacAGGAATTAAAATATAATAGCATTTATATCATGTGTGCCTGCCAATGGTGCCTGGGTCTTGTTCAATGGAAATGGAAAAGGTGGTCTTTCCCTGTTTCAGTTGGTGTTCTTTCGTtttgtgcctaatgaacatgaccctgctGATTGCGAAAGAAATCCTCCTGCAGTGTAATTCATTACATTACCACCAGGGAGCACCCATACAAACGGGGCactgtgtgtgggtatgtgtgtgtttgcatgcgtgtgcttgtatgtgtgtgtgtacttgcacTCCACACTCTACAGAACCTCCTCAGCACGCGCCACTCAGTCTGGGAATAGCACTTTAGATGGAGGGGGCCCGAGTTGGAGAGGGAGTCAAAGGCAGTAGGTAGTACTACACCagcacactccctccctctcttgagGAGCAAACAGAGGTCCCTGTAATTTTATGATTCCCGGGGCCTCCAAAAAAGCACGTCCTGCTGCCTTAACACGGGCGGAGGGCAAACACACACCcagacctccccctccccacacacacgtGAATGCAAACACATACGCATGCTTGccctcatgtacacacacagggCAGGCTTGTTTGGGTCAGCCTGCCGGCAATTAAGGTATTCACTTTAGAGACCTAAGAGAGATAATTATTTGCTTCTTTTTTTCACTTTTGCGATTCCAGGAGGGGGTCAAAATATAGTAAAAAAGGGAGTCTGTGCTCACAGCGACGGTAAGGGATGTGCCACTGGTTTATATAAAGGTGTGGATTTATATGAATGGCACCCTTATTCGGAATCAGAGAATATCTTGATGGATACAGTACTTGGCAAGACAAGCTTGATAGGCTTTTTGATCTCTTTGATAGACAGGTTTACTTGCTGAATGCTCTAGTACGGGGGTTCTCAAAGTGGGGTCCGAGGGACTGCAGGGGGTCCGTGACcagatatatacagttgaagtcgtaagtttacatacacttaggttggagtcattaaaactcgtttttcaaccactccacaaatttcttgttaacaaactatagttttggcatgtcggttaggactTGTGCatgactttgtgcatgacacaagttatttttccaacaattgtttacagacagattatttcacttataattcactgtatcacaattccagtgggtcagaagtttacatacactaattgacagtgcctttaaacagcttggaaaattccagaaaattatgtaatggttttagaagcttctgataggctaattgacataatttgagtcaattggaagtgtacctgtggatgtatttcaaggcctaccttcaaactcagtgcctctttgcttgacatcatgggaaaatcaaaagaaatcagccaagatctcagattTATTTTTTTTGCCctgcacaagtctggttcatccttgggagcaacttccaaatgcctgaaggtaccacgttcacctgtacaaacaatagtacgcaagtataaacaccatgggaccacgcagccatcataccgctcaggaaggagacgcgttctgtctgctagacattaacgtactttggtgcgaaaagtgcaaatcaatcccagaacaacagcaaaagaccttgtgaagatgctggaggtaacaggtacaaaagtatctatatccacagtacaaacgagtcctatatcgacataacctgaaaggccgctcagcaaggaagaagccactgcttcaaaacctccataaaaatccagactacagtttgcaactttacatggggacaaagatcgtactttttggagaaatgtcctttggtctgatgaaacaaaaatataactgtttggccataatgaccattgttatgtttggaggaaaaagggggaggcttgcaagccgatgaacaccatcccaaccttgaagctcgggggtagcagcatcatgttgtgcgggtgctttgctgcaggagggtctggtgcacttcacaaaatagatggcatcatgaggggggcaaattatgaggatatattgaagcaacatctgtgaatttaagtatgctctctctaattctctctttctctttctttctttctctctcggaggacctgagctctaagaccatgcctcagtactacctggcatgatgactccttgctgtccccagtccacggggccgtgctgctgctccagtttcaactgttctgcctgcggccttggaaccctgacctgttcaccggacgtgctacctgtcccagacctgctgttttcaactctctagagacagcaggagcggtagagatactcttaatgatcggctataaaaagccaactgacattcacagttgaagtgtacctatgataaaacattacaggcctctacatgctttgtaagtaggaaaacctgcaaaatcggcagtgaatcaaatacttgttctccccactgtatttatatatatatatatatatacatttctgtcttgcaggaaatcacacacagaacgaacagtatggctggtggcattgtcatgctggagggtcatgtcaggatgagcctgcaggaagggtaccacatgagggaagaggatgtcttccctgtaacgcacaacgTTGAGATTGCCTTCAATAACAACAagttcagtccgatgatgctgtgacaccccgccccagaccatgacggatcctccaccttcaaatcgatcccactccagagtacaggccttggtgtaaatcaaatcaaaatcaaatcaaatcaaatttattcatatagcccttcgtacatcagctgatatctcaaagtgctgtacagaaacccagcctaaaaccccaaacggcaaacaatgcaggtgtaaaagcacggtggctaggaaaaactccctagaaaggccaaaacctaggaagaaacctagagaggaaccaggctatgtggggtggccagtcctcttctggctgtgccgggtagagattataacagaacatgacctagatgttcaaatgttcataaatgaccagcatggtcgaataataataaggcagaacagttgaaactggag
Encoded here:
- the LOC115134539 gene encoding hyaluronan and proteoglycan link protein 3-like, with protein sequence MLSPLHPLLVVWMYVLVSNHAFPIFNNGFFYHDVMDGDGNGEIYIKRVRLHVESPQPSVSAARGSNITLPCHYRYEPEINGPRRTRVKWSWLPSNGAGKTAHETDVIVAMGNRHRSYGSFQGRVRLHRAAPGDMSLVINELHQNDTGRYRCEIIDGLEDESVTVELELRGVVFPYQSKMGRYHFNFLGAQRACEEQDSTLATFEQLFAAWDEGLDWCNAGWLADGTAQYPITMPREACGGVDLASGLRSYGQRHRHLHRFDAFCFSAAPKGTVYFLNGPRKLNFTEAVGACTTDGGLIAKVGQLYAAWRFMGLDRCDAGWLADGSIRYPIAKARPNCGPSEPGVRNLGFPPLHQKYSVYCNR